The proteins below come from a single Deltaproteobacteria bacterium genomic window:
- a CDS encoding efflux RND transporter permease subunit produces MASSGGGAERSTLINRVIDYCAHNRFTVFLFVAAAVAAGLWSMQNLPLDAIPDLSDTQVIIYSRWDRSPDVIEDQVTYPIVTALLGAPKVQAIRGFSDFGYSYVYIIFEDGTDVYWARSRTLEYLSKILPKLPEGVQTELGPDATGLGWVFQYALVDPTGKHDLAELRSFQDWYLRYYLQSVPGVAEVAPIGGFVRQYQVNVDPNALLAYKLPLEKVVEAIRQGNNDVGGRLVELSGREYMVRGRGYARSTKDLEQIVVGNDERSGTPVLIKDIGHVELGPDIRRGVADLDGNGDVVGGIVIMRYGENALHVIDRVKAKLKEIEPGLPAGVKLVTTYDRAELINRSIDTLKRTLTEELVIVSIVILIFLWHIPSAIIPIFTIPIAVIISFIPMYQMHITANIMSLGGIAVAIGAMVDASIVVVEQTHKKLELWEADGRHGDYQQVIINAVKEVGGPSFFSLLVIAVSFMPVFALEAQEGRLFKPLAFTKNFSMIIAAVLAITLDPALRLLFTHMRNFDFRPRWLARVANAVLVGKIHSEDNHPISRPLMRLYHPVVEFALRRRWLVVAAAALVIVATIPAYQRLGSEFMPPLNEGALLYMPTTLPGISITEAARMLQVQDRVLGTFPEVERVFGKIGRADTSTDPAPFSMVETTVLLKPEDQWREQPRWYSSWAPDWLKAVLRHVWADHVGWQELVYGPGGLNEALQFPGWTNAWTMPIKNRIDMLSTGVRTPIGIKVLGADVKTIQRLGEQIEQAMKGVPGTTSVFAERTAGGFFLDFDLRREELARYGLSVAAVQDVIMSAVGGENVTRTIEGRERYPVSVRYERAYRDDLESLGRVLVPTMDGAQIPLTQLADIRLAEGPGMIRNENGLLSGYVYVDMAGRDIGSYVEDAKQAVRERVQLPTGYSLVWSGQYENMVRVRERLATVVPITLFIIVLLLHLNTGSWVKTLIILLAVPFSAVGAIWFLYLLGYNLSIAVWVGLIALMGVDAETGVFMLLYLELAYDEAKAKGLLRSWDDLRAAIVHGAVKRLRPKVMTVGVMFMGLLPIMWSTGTGADVMKRIAAPMVGGIFTSFVMELVVYPAIYAIWKWGWEVKPALERAEGG; encoded by the coding sequence ATGGCCAGTAGTGGCGGCGGAGCGGAGCGTTCAACTCTCATCAATCGAGTCATCGACTACTGCGCGCACAATCGTTTCACCGTGTTTCTCTTCGTCGCCGCAGCGGTGGCGGCCGGCCTGTGGTCGATGCAGAACCTGCCGCTTGACGCGATCCCGGATCTGTCCGACACGCAGGTGATCATCTACTCGCGCTGGGATCGCAGTCCGGACGTCATCGAGGATCAGGTGACGTATCCCATCGTCACCGCGCTGCTCGGCGCCCCAAAGGTGCAAGCCATCCGCGGCTTCTCCGACTTCGGCTACTCCTACGTGTACATCATCTTCGAGGACGGCACGGATGTGTACTGGGCGCGCTCGCGCACGCTCGAGTATCTCAGCAAGATTCTCCCCAAGCTGCCCGAGGGTGTGCAGACGGAGCTCGGGCCCGACGCCACCGGTCTCGGCTGGGTCTTCCAGTACGCCCTCGTCGATCCCACCGGCAAGCATGACCTCGCCGAGCTGCGCAGCTTTCAGGACTGGTACCTGCGCTACTACTTGCAGAGCGTACCCGGTGTCGCGGAAGTCGCGCCGATCGGCGGCTTCGTCCGCCAGTATCAGGTCAACGTCGATCCCAACGCGCTGCTCGCATACAAGCTGCCGCTGGAGAAGGTCGTCGAGGCCATCCGCCAGGGCAACAACGATGTCGGTGGCCGGCTGGTTGAGCTGAGCGGGCGCGAGTACATGGTGCGTGGGCGGGGCTACGCGCGCTCGACGAAAGATCTCGAGCAGATCGTCGTGGGTAACGACGAGCGCAGCGGAACGCCGGTGCTCATCAAGGACATCGGCCACGTCGAGTTAGGCCCGGACATTCGGCGGGGTGTCGCCGACCTGGATGGGAACGGCGACGTGGTCGGCGGCATTGTCATCATGCGCTACGGCGAGAATGCGCTGCACGTCATCGACCGCGTCAAAGCGAAGCTGAAAGAGATCGAACCGGGGCTGCCCGCCGGGGTGAAGCTGGTGACCACCTACGACCGGGCCGAGCTGATCAACCGCTCCATCGACACGCTCAAGCGCACGCTGACCGAGGAACTGGTGATCGTCAGCATCGTCATCCTGATCTTCCTCTGGCACATCCCGAGCGCGATCATCCCGATCTTCACCATCCCGATCGCCGTCATCATCTCGTTCATCCCGATGTACCAGATGCACATCACCGCCAACATCATGTCGCTCGGCGGTATCGCCGTGGCCATCGGCGCGATGGTTGACGCGTCCATCGTCGTCGTCGAGCAGACCCATAAGAAGTTGGAGCTGTGGGAGGCGGACGGGCGCCACGGCGACTATCAGCAAGTGATCATCAATGCGGTGAAGGAAGTCGGCGGCCCGAGCTTCTTCTCGCTGCTGGTGATCGCGGTGTCGTTTATGCCGGTGTTCGCGCTCGAAGCGCAGGAGGGGCGGTTGTTCAAACCGCTCGCGTTCACCAAGAACTTCTCGATGATCATCGCCGCCGTACTGGCGATCACACTCGATCCCGCTCTGCGGCTGCTGTTCACTCACATGCGCAATTTCGATTTCCGCCCGCGTTGGCTGGCGCGCGTGGCCAATGCGGTGTTGGTCGGCAAGATCCACAGTGAAGACAACCACCCGATCAGCCGGCCGCTGATGCGGCTCTATCACCCGGTGGTCGAGTTCGCGCTGCGCCGTCGGTGGCTTGTGGTGGCGGCCGCTGCGCTCGTCATTGTGGCGACGATTCCGGCGTACCAGCGGCTCGGGTCGGAATTCATGCCGCCGCTCAACGAGGGGGCGCTGTTGTATATGCCGACCACGTTGCCGGGCATCTCGATCACCGAAGCGGCCCGTATGCTGCAAGTTCAGGATCGCGTGCTGGGGACTTTCCCCGAGGTCGAACGAGTGTTCGGCAAGATCGGCCGGGCTGATACGTCTACCGATCCCGCGCCGTTCTCGATGGTGGAAACCACCGTGCTCTTGAAGCCCGAAGATCAGTGGCGCGAGCAGCCGCGCTGGTACTCATCGTGGGCGCCCGACTGGTTGAAGGCAGTCTTGCGTCATGTCTGGGCCGATCACGTCGGGTGGCAAGAATTGGTGTATGGGCCGGGCGGGCTGAACGAGGCGCTGCAGTTTCCCGGCTGGACCAATGCGTGGACGATGCCGATCAAGAACCGAATCGACATGCTGTCGACCGGTGTCCGCACGCCCATCGGCATCAAGGTCTTGGGCGCCGACGTCAAGACCATTCAGCGCCTGGGCGAGCAGATCGAACAAGCTATGAAGGGCGTCCCCGGCACCACCAGCGTATTCGCCGAACGGACGGCGGGTGGATTTTTCCTCGACTTCGACCTGCGCCGCGAAGAGCTCGCGCGCTACGGGCTCAGCGTCGCTGCGGTGCAAGACGTGATCATGTCTGCCGTCGGTGGCGAGAATGTCACGCGGACCATCGAGGGTCGCGAGCGCTATCCTGTCAGCGTGCGCTATGAACGCGCCTACCGTGATGACCTCGAAAGCCTCGGCCGCGTGCTGGTGCCGACGATGGACGGCGCGCAGATCCCACTGACGCAGTTGGCTGACATCCGGTTGGCCGAGGGACCGGGAATGATCCGCAACGAGAACGGTCTGCTGTCCGGCTATGTCTACGTCGACATGGCCGGCCGTGACATCGGCAGCTACGTCGAGGATGCGAAGCAAGCCGTGCGCGAGCGCGTGCAACTGCCGACCGGTTACTCGCTGGTATGGAGTGGTCAGTATGAAAACATGGTGCGAGTGCGGGAGCGCCTCGCGACCGTCGTTCCGATCACGCTCTTCATCATTGTTCTGCTGTTACACCTGAACACTGGGTCGTGGGTGAAGACGCTCATTATTCTCCTAGCGGTGCCATTTTCGGCCGTTGGTGCGATCTGGTTCCTCTACCTGCTGGGCTACAACCTGAGCATTGCGGTCTGGGTTGGTTTGATCGCGTTGATGGGCGTCGACGCCGAGACCGGTGTGTTCATGCTGCTCTACCTTGAGCTCGCGTACGACGAGGCGAAGGCCAAGGGACTGCTGCGCAGTTGGGACGACCTGCGCGCGGCGATCGTGCACGGAGCTGTCAAGCGGCTGCGGCCCAAGGTCATGACGGTGGGCGTGATGTTCATGGGGCTGTTGCCGATCATGTGGTCGACCGGCACCGGCGCCGACGTCATGAAGCGCATCGCGGCGCCGATGGTCGGCGGCATCTTCACGTCGTTCGTGATGGAGCTGGTCGTGTACCCCGCGATCTACGCGATCTGGAAGTGGGGCTGGGAGGTGAAGCCGGCTTTGGAACGGGCGGAGGGAGGCTGA
- a CDS encoding c-type cytochrome yields the protein MHRFTEPALLITLIAMTTLAAAAGLLMRHGFSARAEPWSGEAFIARHLRRLAIPAGARTSANPIPEAAEVIVEARAHFADHCATCHANNGSGETAIGRSLYPKAPDMREPLTQSLSDGELFYIIHNGIRFTGMPAWGAEDPKSDLDSWKLVHFIRRLPKLTAEEIDEMKNLNPKSVHEIEEENDIKRFLSGEEVQAHHH from the coding sequence ATGCACAGGTTCACAGAGCCGGCGCTGCTGATCACTCTGATCGCGATGACGACCTTGGCCGCGGCGGCTGGGTTGCTGATGAGACACGGCTTCAGCGCTCGGGCTGAGCCCTGGTCGGGGGAGGCATTCATTGCACGCCACTTGCGCCGGCTAGCAATTCCGGCCGGCGCGCGGACTAGCGCGAATCCGATTCCGGAAGCCGCGGAAGTCATCGTCGAGGCCCGCGCGCACTTCGCCGATCATTGCGCGACCTGCCATGCCAACAACGGTAGTGGTGAAACGGCGATCGGTCGCAGTCTCTATCCCAAGGCCCCCGACATGAGGGAGCCCCTCACTCAGTCTCTCTCGGATGGCGAACTCTTCTACATCATCCACAACGGCATTCGCTTTACTGGCATGCCCGCGTGGGGAGCTGAAGACCCTAAGAGTGATCTCGACAGTTGGAAGCTGGTGCACTTCATTCGGCGGCTCCCGAAACTGACCGCCGAAGAGATCGACGAGATGAAGAACCTGAATCCCAAGAGCGTTCACGAGATCGAAGAGGAAAACGACATCAAGCGATTCCTCTCCGGGGAAGAGGTCCAAGCACATCATCACTGA
- a CDS encoding TolC family protein, whose protein sequence is MNAGCTAVAKDAGFSEVQKAMAGRLDQRVEWNRNTAEDAAVSEAVRQMLQTELGVDETLQIALLNNRNLQATYEDLGIAQADLVQAGLLRNPILSFERRFSGQAAEFDAVQDFVEALLIPLRKRVAGAAFELAKLRVAGVVVSFAVDVRAAFYRLQGAEQMLAMRRAVVDSTEASAELSRRLRVAGNITELALRMEERLASQARLDLATADEDVVELHERLNVLMGLWGSDTAWTLARGLPDLPAREPSAQGLESQAVAQRLDMAAARQDIIAAAERLGLTSISRLVPGGSVGFHYEHEPDPFFSIGPSLHWVLPIFDWGQGAVPRDRAVLRQSQQRYIALAIEARSQVRAAYSRMRTARDRAEFYRQMVLPLQGDILRQAQLQYNAMILGPLQLLQAKQGEIDTGRDYIEAQRDYWVTRTELERALGGRFDNAMANAEVPPATLFNGSAKGGAHIHTDTEVDQ, encoded by the coding sequence GTGAACGCTGGTTGCACCGCAGTCGCGAAGGACGCCGGATTCAGCGAGGTGCAGAAGGCGATGGCCGGGCGGCTTGATCAGCGCGTTGAGTGGAACCGCAACACAGCGGAAGACGCGGCCGTCTCCGAGGCGGTGCGACAGATGCTGCAAACCGAGCTGGGCGTCGATGAGACGCTCCAGATCGCACTGTTGAACAATCGGAATTTGCAAGCAACCTACGAGGATCTGGGCATCGCCCAGGCCGATCTGGTTCAAGCAGGCCTGCTTCGCAACCCGATCCTGAGCTTCGAGCGACGATTTTCGGGGCAGGCAGCAGAGTTCGATGCGGTGCAAGATTTTGTAGAGGCGCTGCTGATCCCTCTGCGCAAGCGGGTGGCAGGGGCGGCGTTCGAGTTGGCGAAGTTGCGCGTGGCCGGCGTGGTGGTCAGCTTTGCCGTCGACGTGAGAGCGGCGTTCTACCGGCTGCAGGGCGCGGAGCAGATGCTCGCGATGCGTCGCGCCGTCGTCGACAGCACCGAAGCGTCGGCTGAGCTGTCGCGACGTTTGCGCGTAGCGGGCAACATCACAGAGCTGGCCTTGCGCATGGAAGAGCGCCTGGCGAGCCAAGCCCGGCTGGACCTCGCCACCGCCGACGAAGACGTGGTTGAACTCCACGAGCGGCTGAACGTCTTGATGGGTTTATGGGGTTCCGACACCGCGTGGACCCTTGCGCGAGGACTGCCGGACCTGCCTGCACGTGAACCCTCTGCTCAAGGCCTGGAGTCTCAGGCGGTCGCGCAGCGCCTCGACATGGCTGCCGCAAGACAGGACATCATCGCGGCGGCAGAGCGACTGGGGCTCACGAGCATCTCGCGCCTTGTGCCCGGTGGCAGTGTGGGCTTCCACTACGAGCACGAGCCCGATCCCTTCTTCTCGATTGGCCCGAGTCTGCACTGGGTGCTGCCGATCTTCGATTGGGGGCAGGGCGCGGTGCCGCGCGACCGTGCTGTACTTCGCCAAAGCCAGCAACGCTACATCGCGCTGGCGATCGAAGCTCGCTCGCAGGTTCGCGCTGCCTACAGCCGGATGCGGACGGCGCGCGACCGAGCTGAGTTTTACCGGCAAATGGTCTTGCCGCTGCAAGGTGACATCCTGCGGCAGGCGCAACTCCAGTACAACGCGATGATCTTGGGGCCGCTGCAACTGTTGCAGGCGAAGCAGGGCGAGATCGACACTGGGCGCGACTACATTGAGGCGCAGCGGGACTACTGGGTGACCCGCACGGAGCTGGAGCGGGCGCTTGGCGGGCGTTTCGATAACGCTATGGCCAACGCTGAGGTCCCTCCTGCAACGCTGTTCAACGGCTCGGCGAAGGGCGGTGCACACATCCACACGGACACGGAGGTCGATCAATGA
- a CDS encoding copper oxidase, translating into MKATTTGIARRDFIIAGAAATGGALLLGTITEARAISEVAPPLDRIGSSTPGAGEAPAISPQPGMPGEHYTPVTVPSGRALPWKIVNGVKVYHLIAEETEHEFAPGLKATCWGYNGAVPGPVIEAVEGDRVRIYVTNRLPAATTVHWHGVLLPSGMDGVGGLSQRVIQPGETFKYEFTLRQHGMLMYHSHHDEMTQIGLGMTGAFVIHPRQWRDPPVDRDFVIMLHEWRIDVDTRRPNPNEMTDFNILTMNGRAFPGTEPLVAKAGDRVRIRIGNLSPMSHHPIHLHGHRFRIVETDGGPISEAAQWPETTVLVNVGSTRTIEFIATVGDWALHCHMTHHVMNQMGHQFPNMIGVKPGDLDEKVRHLLPEYMSMGESGMADMATMGMSVPVNSIPMVGGAGPFDYITMGGMFTILKVREQLVSDTRDPGWYDSPPGTVADRATEAELRADGIKVVGSSGDHAMSHGSGGRHAHAR; encoded by the coding sequence ATGAAGGCGACGACGACGGGGATCGCGCGGCGGGATTTCATTATCGCGGGCGCCGCGGCGACGGGCGGCGCGCTGCTGCTCGGAACAATCACGGAGGCGCGCGCCATCAGCGAAGTCGCGCCGCCGCTTGATAGAATCGGAAGCAGTACGCCGGGGGCTGGCGAGGCACCGGCGATCTCGCCTCAGCCCGGAATGCCTGGCGAGCATTACACGCCGGTCACCGTGCCGAGTGGGCGGGCGCTGCCGTGGAAGATCGTGAACGGGGTCAAGGTGTACCATTTGATTGCTGAAGAGACGGAGCACGAGTTCGCACCGGGGTTGAAGGCGACATGCTGGGGCTACAACGGTGCCGTCCCCGGTCCCGTGATCGAAGCCGTCGAAGGTGACCGCGTGCGCATCTACGTAACCAATCGTTTGCCGGCCGCGACCACCGTGCACTGGCACGGGGTGTTGCTCCCCAGCGGCATGGACGGCGTTGGCGGGCTCAGCCAACGAGTCATCCAACCCGGCGAGACCTTCAAGTACGAGTTCACACTCCGTCAACACGGGATGCTGATGTATCACTCGCACCATGATGAAATGACACAGATCGGTCTCGGCATGACCGGCGCGTTCGTCATTCACCCGCGCCAGTGGCGGGATCCACCAGTCGATCGAGACTTCGTCATCATGCTGCATGAATGGCGCATCGACGTCGACACCCGTCGACCCAATCCGAACGAGATGACCGACTTCAACATACTGACCATGAACGGGCGGGCCTTCCCCGGAACGGAACCGTTGGTGGCGAAGGCCGGCGACCGTGTCCGGATTCGGATCGGGAATTTGAGTCCGATGAGTCATCACCCGATTCATCTGCATGGCCACCGCTTCCGGATCGTGGAGACCGACGGCGGACCGATCTCTGAGGCGGCTCAGTGGCCGGAGACGACCGTGCTTGTGAACGTGGGCAGCACGCGAACGATCGAGTTCATCGCCACGGTGGGGGATTGGGCTCTGCACTGCCACATGACCCACCACGTCATGAACCAGATGGGGCACCAGTTTCCCAATATGATCGGCGTTAAGCCCGGTGATCTAGACGAGAAGGTCCGGCACCTCCTGCCCGAGTACATGAGCATGGGTGAGAGCGGCATGGCCGACATGGCCACGATGGGTATGAGCGTGCCGGTGAATTCCATTCCGATGGTGGGCGGTGCCGGGCCGTTCGACTACATCACCATGGGCGGGATGTTCACGATCCTTAAAGTGCGCGAGCAGTTGGTGAGCGACACCCGGGATCCAGGCTGGTACGACAGCCCGCCCGGCACCGTGGCTGATCGCGCCACGGAGGCTGAATTGCGCGCCGATGGTATCAAGGTCGTGGGGAGCAGTGGCGACCACGCAATGTCGCACGGGTCGGGGGGGAGGCATGCACACGCGCGGTAG
- a CDS encoding MBL fold metallo-hydrolase encodes MPERSTLQFLGGAGTVTGSKHLVTANGHQLLLDCGLFQGLKALRLRNWQAPPLDPSRLTAVVLSHAHLDHSGYLPLLVRHGFHGPIYCTPGTEDLVRVLLLDAAHLQEEEAERANRYGYSKHKPALPLYTTADAEAALRLTESRTYGQAFGVSPGVTGLFRRAGHILGSATVELQVDGPSPLRVVFSGDLGRWQRPILRDPDMVSEADVLLVESTYGDRIHSPDPAGALAAVIRDAVARSGALIVPAFAVGRAQELIWTIRQLEEAGTIPTLPVFVDSPMAINVTDIYCQHPEDHGLDMKLLMDQHRCPLCCKQYHLVRTGAESKALNDRRGPMIIISASGMATGGRVIHHLKFRLPDEHTTVLLPGFQAAGTRGRALQEGAQAVRIHGQSIPVRARVVTLDGFSAHADRDEILRWARGFRRPPRQTYVVHGEPQAARALAATLQGQLGWNARVALDAETVELM; translated from the coding sequence ATGCCTGAGCGATCGACGCTTCAATTCCTCGGTGGCGCCGGCACCGTTACCGGATCGAAGCATCTGGTCACCGCGAATGGGCACCAACTCCTGCTCGACTGCGGCCTCTTTCAAGGCTTGAAGGCGCTGCGCCTGCGCAACTGGCAGGCGCCCCCGTTGGACCCGTCTCGGCTTACGGCGGTGGTGCTAAGTCACGCGCATCTCGATCACTCGGGGTACCTGCCGCTCTTGGTCCGTCACGGTTTCCACGGCCCGATCTACTGCACTCCGGGGACCGAAGACTTAGTGCGGGTCCTGCTCTTGGACGCAGCGCATCTGCAGGAGGAAGAGGCCGAGCGCGCCAATCGCTACGGGTATTCCAAGCACAAGCCGGCCTTGCCGCTCTACACAACTGCGGATGCGGAAGCCGCGCTTCGACTTACGGAGTCACGCACGTATGGTCAAGCGTTCGGGGTGAGCCCGGGTGTGACCGGCCTCTTCCGCCGGGCGGGCCACATCCTCGGCTCAGCGACTGTCGAGCTTCAAGTCGATGGGCCCAGCCCGCTGCGTGTGGTGTTCTCGGGTGACCTCGGCCGATGGCAGCGGCCGATCCTGCGCGATCCCGATATGGTCAGTGAAGCCGACGTGCTTCTGGTCGAGTCGACCTATGGTGATCGGATCCATTCGCCCGACCCCGCCGGCGCTCTGGCTGCCGTCATTCGTGACGCGGTTGCGCGTAGCGGCGCGCTGATCGTTCCTGCGTTCGCGGTCGGTCGCGCGCAAGAGCTCATCTGGACGATTCGCCAACTCGAGGAAGCGGGCACGATTCCCACGCTGCCGGTGTTCGTCGACAGCCCGATGGCAATCAACGTCACCGACATCTATTGCCAGCATCCCGAGGACCACGGCCTCGATATGAAGCTGCTGATGGATCAACACCGCTGTCCGCTGTGCTGTAAGCAGTATCATCTTGTGCGCACGGGGGCGGAGTCAAAGGCGCTCAACGATCGGCGCGGTCCGATGATCATCATCTCGGCCAGCGGCATGGCCACCGGGGGGCGCGTGATCCATCATCTGAAGTTCAGGCTCCCGGATGAACACACCACCGTGTTGCTACCGGGATTTCAAGCCGCCGGCACGCGTGGGCGCGCGCTACAGGAAGGTGCGCAGGCGGTGCGCATTCATGGTCAAAGCATCCCCGTACGCGCGCGGGTTGTGACGCTCGATGGCTTCTCGGCTCACGCGGATCGTGACGAGATCTTACGCTGGGCCAGAGGGTTTCGTCGCCCTCCTCGGCAAACCTACGTGGTCCACGGTGAACCGCAGGCGGCGCGAGCGCTGGCCGCAACGCTGCAGGGGCAACTGGGGTGGAATGCGCGGGTGGCGCTCGATGCGGAGACGGTCGAGTTGATGTGA
- a CDS encoding LOG family protein, with translation MRLKIGVMGAATGDLRPEHRRAAYTLGHTIAAAGCITITGACPGLPLEAAMGAKAAGGLVIGISPALSLDEHIHKYHSPADSHDLLIFTGSGLMGREVVNIRSSDMVAIVGGRSGTLGELAIAYDEGKLIGVLMGTEGITDIASIILRACAKDTGARVIYERNPERLVHELLRLYRSAHFRKPSCFCEERCACEPRAEAERAPAG, from the coding sequence ATGCGCCTCAAGATCGGCGTCATGGGCGCCGCGACCGGTGACTTACGCCCCGAACACCGGCGCGCGGCGTACACCCTCGGCCACACGATCGCGGCCGCGGGCTGTATCACCATCACCGGTGCGTGCCCAGGGTTGCCGCTCGAAGCCGCGATGGGCGCGAAGGCCGCGGGCGGATTGGTCATCGGCATCTCCCCCGCACTCAGCTTGGATGAACACATCCACAAGTATCACTCGCCGGCCGATTCCCACGACCTCCTCATCTTTACCGGCAGCGGCCTGATGGGCCGCGAGGTCGTTAACATCCGCTCGTCCGACATGGTGGCGATCGTTGGTGGCCGCAGCGGAACGCTGGGGGAGCTGGCGATCGCCTACGATGAGGGCAAGCTCATTGGCGTGCTGATGGGCACCGAGGGCATCACCGACATCGCCAGCATCATTCTGCGCGCGTGCGCCAAGGACACCGGCGCCCGCGTGATCTACGAGCGCAACCCAGAGCGGCTGGTGCATGAGCTGCTGCGTCTCTATCGCAGCGCGCACTTCCGCAAACCGTCGTGTTTCTGCGAAGAACGCTGCGCCTGTGAGCCGCGAGCGGAAGCCGAGCGCGCGCCGGCCGGCTAG